CCAGCACCCAGAGCCCCCACAGCACCAGGGCCGCGCGGGTCCGGTCGGTGCGCGGCAGGCGGCGGGTGAACCACAGTCCGGTCACCATCCCGATGAGCGCGGCGGGCAGCAGCCACGAGATCTCGCCGCCCATGCTCGCCCCGAACAACCGGTCGATCCCGGTCCCACCGCCGAAGCCGAGGGGCGCGTTCCCACCGTCCGCGACCACGCCACCGCCTCCTCGTCCGCCGAAGATCCGGCCAAGGCCGTTGTAGCCGATCGCCAGCTCCCACAGGGAGTCCGTCGAAGACCCGCCGATGTACGGGCGTGATTCCGACGGCCACAGCTCGACCAGGGCGATGAACCACCCCGCGGACACGGTGACGGCGAGCCCCGCGCCGAGCAGGTGCAGGAACCGCTTGGGCAGTGAGGTGGGCGCGGCCAGCAGGTAGGCGGCGGTGAAGGCGGGCAGCACCAGGAAGGCCTGCCCCATCTTGGCCAGGAACGCGAACCCGATCGCCACGCCCGCGAGCGCGAGCCACCAGCCGGAGGCCTTCTCCAGCGCCCGCACGGTGCAGTAGGCGCCGGCGACCATCAGCAGCACCAGCAACGCGTCGGGAAGGTTGAACCGGAACATCAGCACGGCGACCGGCGTCAGGGCGAGGGCCGCACCGGCCATCAACCCGGCCACCGCGCCGGAGGTGCGCTTCACCGTGGCGTACAACAACCACACGGCCAGCACACCCTCGATGGCCTGCGGCGCCAGCACGGTCCAGCTGGAGAACCCGAAGATCCGGGCGAACAGTCCGCTCACCCACAGCGCGGCGGGCGGTTTGTCCACGGTGATGACGCCACCGGCGTCGAGTCCGCCGAACAGCCAGGCGGTCCAGCTCTCCGCACCGGCCTGGGTGGCGGCGGCGTAGTAGCTGTTGCCCCAACCGGAGTCGGTGATGTTCCACAGGTATAGGACCGCGGTGCCCACCAGCAACACGACCAACGCGGGCGTGGTCCAGTTCCGGACGGGCCGCGGTGGGGCCGGGTGGGGTGCGGGTGCCGTCGCGGTGACGGTGGTCATGGCAGTGGTCCCTAGAGTCGAATGCGGGGTGACGGTCGAGTTCGGTGTGAGGGCCGTGCGCGGGGTGGTCATCCGGCGGCCTCCGCGGCGCGGCGGGGTCGGAAGACCCAGTTGCGCAGCAACAGGAAGCGCAGCACGGTGGCGAGAAGGTTGGCGCCGACGACGGCGACCAGTTCCGCCGGGCCGCCGGGCGCGGAGAAGAGGTGGAGCAGGGCGAGTGAACCGCTGGTGAGTGCCAAGCCCAACCCGAAGACGATCAGGCCTTCGAACTGGTGTCGGCCCGCGCCCCGTCTGCCGCGCACGCCGAACGTGAACCGGCGGTTCGCGGCGGTGTTCGCGATGGCCGTGATCAGGAGGGCGACGAGGTTGGCGCCCTGCGCGCCCAAAGCGCCGCGCAGCACCACGAACAGGAGGAGGTACGCGACCGTGCTGATCACGCCGACGGCGGCGAACCGGACCAGCTGCTTGAACAACCCGGCGGGCACACCCGGTGTCTGCGGTTCCAAGGGTTCTCTCCCCAGCTGAACGCGGAGTTCACCGATCGGGATGCGCCCGGTCACCAGACCGCGCGCCACCCGGGCGACGCCTTTCAGGTCGGCCACGGCGGTGGACACGATGTCGACCCGGCTGTCCGGGTCGTCCACCCAGTCCACCGGCACCTCGTGGATCCGTGCGCCCGCGCGTTCGGCGAGCACCAGCAGTTCCGTGTCGAAGAACCAGCCGGTGTCCTCGACGTGGGGCAGCAGCCGGCGGGCGACGTCGGCCCGGATCGCCTTGAACCCGCACTGCGCGTCGGTGAACCTGGTCGCCAACGCGCCGCGCAGGATCAGGTTGTAGCAACGGGAGATGAACTCGCGCTTCGGCCCGCGCACCACCCGCGCCCCACGGGCCAGCCGGCTGCCGATCGCCAGGTCGGAATGCCCGGAGATCAGCGAGGCCACGAGCGGCGCGAGGGCGGCGAGGTCGGTGGACAGGTCGACGTCCATGTACGCCAGCACAGCGGCGTCCGACGCGGTCCACACCGCCTTCAACGCCCGGCCGCGCCCTTTCTCGGCCAGGTGCACCGCGGCCACCCCGGACAGTTCGCGGGCCAGCTCGTCGGCGACGGCACGCGTCCCGTCGGTGCTCGCGTTGTTCGCGATGGTGATCCGGAACGTGTAGGGGAACGTCTGCGTCAGGTCGGCGTGCAGCTTGCGCACGCAAGACCCGAGGCCACGTTCCTCGTTGTACACAGGCACTACCACGTCGAGCACGGTGGTCGTCGTGAGCGTCGTGAAGGTCATGACCTCACCCTCGGGCGCGTCACTGGGCGGCTCGTGTGTCATGGCTGTGCGCCCGCTGTGAGGTCGTAGACGGTCACGTCGTCCACGGTGGTCGCGGTGAACGTCGCTTCCACCCACTCGACGATCCGCTCGGACGCGTCGCTGCCGGTCTCCGCCGGCATGCCCGCGCCGCCGAGGAAGTAGTGGATCCGTCCACTCCGGACCATTTCCTGGAACTCGGCCAGTGTGGGCGCGGGGTCGGTGCCGTTGAACCCGCCGACGGCCATCACGGGCTCACCGCTGCCGAGCTGGTACCCGGCCGCGTTGTTCGACCCCACGGCCGCCGCCGCCCAGGTGAACCCGTCGTTGTCCCGCAACAGTCGCACCAGCTCTTCGCCGGGCGTGGGCGCGTGGAGCAGTCCGCCCATGCCGCCGCCCATCCGGCCGACGTTGGTCACGGTGCCGCCTGGTCCGGCGAGGACCAGGCCACCCGGCTGGTTGCCCCGCGCGGGTCCGGCGGCGGGGATCGCGCCGGAGTGCGGTGTCACCGCGGTGGCCACCGAGTACGCGCCCGGCCCGAGGACAGCGGCGACGAGGGCGACCGGCACGACGACCACCGCCGGCGCGACCGTGACCAAGAACAACCCGACCGCCGCCAGCAGACCGAGGATCAGCACCACGGCGGCCAACACGGTCGACCAGTCCAACAGCAGCAGGTAGGCCTGGAGCGCCGTCACGGCCAGCGCGCCCGACAATGCCGCCGCCGCAACGGGTTCCTGCCGCTTACGCCACAACGCGACCGCGCCGATCCCGATCAGCGCGCCGATCGCCGGGGCCAGCGCCACCGTGTAGTACGCGTGGATGATGCCGTTCATGAAGCTGAACACCGCGGCGGTGACCACGAGCCAGCCGCCCCACAGCGCGAGCCCGACCCGTTCGCCCTTCCGCCCGGCCCACCACCCGGCGACGAGCAGCACCAGCGCGGTCGGCAGCAGCCACGCGATCTGACCGGCCATCTCGGCCCCGAGCAGCCGACCCCACCCGCCGCCCCGACCGCCACCGCCGACGCTGCCGATCTCCTCACCGGTCAGCCGGCCCAGCCCGTTGTGGCCGAGCGCCAACTCCAGCACGCTGTTCGACTGCGATCCGCCGATGTACGGCCGCGAGCCGGCGGGCACCAACTCCACCGCCAGCACCCACCATCCACCGGCGACGACCAACGCCCCCAGCGCCGCGCCCAAGTGCCACACCTTGCGCAGCAAGGCGGCCGGTGCGAACACCAGGTACACCAGCGCGAACGCGGGCACCACCAGGAACGCCTGGAGCATCTTGGCCAGGAACGCGAACCCCACCGCCACCCCGGCGAGCACCAACCACCGCACCGACGCCTTCTCGGTGGCACGGACCGTGCAGTAGGCGCCCGCGACGAGCAGCAGGAGCATCAGCGCGTCGGGGTTGTTGAACCGGAACATCAGCACCGCGACCGGCGTCAACGCCAGCACGACGCCCGCGATCAGACCAGCCGCCTCACCGGCCGTGCGGCGCACGGTGGCGTAGAGCAGCCACACACTGGCCACGCCCATGAGCGCCTGGGGGACCAGGATGCTCCAGGCGTTGACCCCGAACAGTCGGGCGGACAACCCCATGACCCAGGTCGCCGCGGGTGTCTTGTCGACGGTGATGGCGCCCGCCGGGTCGGTCGCGCCGAAGAACCACGCCGACCAGCTCTCGGCGCCGGCCTGGGCGGCGGCGGAGTAGTAGGCGTTGGCCCAGCCGGAATCGCCCAACCGCCACAGGTACAGCACCGCTGTTCCGGCCAACAACAGCAACAGGGGTAGTCGCGCTCGCATGGGGTCGAGCCTGTCGGCGGACCCTGGGCGGTCCTTGTGCCCTGCCTGTGAGCCGGCTGTGCACGATCAACACCTGGTCGGCTCGCGGCCTCACGTGTCGAACGCGTCCTCGACCCACGCCGCATCGGACGGCGAAGCCACGAACGTGGTCCCTCGGACGGTCATCACCCACGGTTCGAGGTGATGCGCCGCGAACAGCTCCAACGCGGTTCCGTCGGCCAGCAGGAACCGCGGGTCGACCGGGAGGAAGGTCGACTGGACCTCACACCCCACGACATCCAGACCGGCCAAGCGAGCCACCAGTGCGCGGGCGTCCTCAGACTCCCAGCCGAACAGCAGATGTCCGCCGACGACCCGCCACGCACAGGTCACCGCGAGGCTCCACTCGGCGCCGGACAGGATGAGCACCTCGTCATCACCCCAGGACGCTTGGTCCACGGTGAGCGGAAGCGCTGCGTGCAGCGTGTGGGCGAAGGGTCCGGGCACACTCCGAAGCTTTCCACTTCAGCGAGGCAGCCGCACCGTGAACGTGGTCCGCCCCGGCTTGCTGTCGAGCCGCACCGAACCCTCGTGCGACGCCACGACGGCGGCCACGATCGACAGGCCGAGCCCGGTGCTCCCGGCGGCCCGCGACCGGGACGTGTCGCCCCGGCTGAACCGC
This is a stretch of genomic DNA from Saccharothrix ecbatanensis. It encodes these proteins:
- a CDS encoding ArnT family glycosyltransferase gives rise to the protein MTTVTATAPAPHPAPPRPVRNWTTPALVVLLVGTAVLYLWNITDSGWGNSYYAAATQAGAESWTAWLFGGLDAGGVITVDKPPAALWVSGLFARIFGFSSWTVLAPQAIEGVLAVWLLYATVKRTSGAVAGLMAGAALALTPVAVLMFRFNLPDALLVLLMVAGAYCTVRALEKASGWWLALAGVAIGFAFLAKMGQAFLVLPAFTAAYLLAAPTSLPKRFLHLLGAGLAVTVSAGWFIALVELWPSESRPYIGGSSTDSLWELAIGYNGLGRIFGGRGGGGVVADGGNAPLGFGGGTGIDRLFGASMGGEISWLLPAALIGMVTGLWFTRRLPRTDRTRAALVLWGLWVLGNGIVFSFMSGITHPYYTVAVAPGVAALAAIAGREMWRGRNHLPVRVALALMVAAAGFWGFALLHRFEDWLPALRWTVAALTVLVATAIVMGARRMAAMALITSLLSAAAFGVATAATPHGGSIPMSGPAVDSGESNAGNGPMDQTDDEVVDLLKDTTGTWAAATMSAQGAATLALASGKAVIGIGGWSGGDPAPTLAEFQRYVADGRIGYFVTGGMGGAGPRGGANEIGEWVAANYEALTIGGSTVYRLS
- a CDS encoding ArnT family glycosyltransferase, whose product is MRARLPLLLLLAGTAVLYLWRLGDSGWANAYYSAAAQAGAESWSAWFFGATDPAGAITVDKTPAATWVMGLSARLFGVNAWSILVPQALMGVASVWLLYATVRRTAGEAAGLIAGVVLALTPVAVLMFRFNNPDALMLLLLVAGAYCTVRATEKASVRWLVLAGVAVGFAFLAKMLQAFLVVPAFALVYLVFAPAALLRKVWHLGAALGALVVAGGWWVLAVELVPAGSRPYIGGSQSNSVLELALGHNGLGRLTGEEIGSVGGGGRGGGWGRLLGAEMAGQIAWLLPTALVLLVAGWWAGRKGERVGLALWGGWLVVTAAVFSFMNGIIHAYYTVALAPAIGALIGIGAVALWRKRQEPVAAAALSGALAVTALQAYLLLLDWSTVLAAVVLILGLLAAVGLFLVTVAPAVVVVPVALVAAVLGPGAYSVATAVTPHSGAIPAAGPARGNQPGGLVLAGPGGTVTNVGRMGGGMGGLLHAPTPGEELVRLLRDNDGFTWAAAAVGSNNAAGYQLGSGEPVMAVGGFNGTDPAPTLAEFQEMVRSGRIHYFLGGAGMPAETGSDASERIVEWVEATFTATTVDDVTVYDLTAGAQP
- a CDS encoding bifunctional glycosyltransferase family 2/GtrA family protein; this encodes MTFTTLTTTTVLDVVVPVYNEERGLGSCVRKLHADLTQTFPYTFRITIANNASTDGTRAVADELARELSGVAAVHLAEKGRGRALKAVWTASDAAVLAYMDVDLSTDLAALAPLVASLISGHSDLAIGSRLARGARVVRGPKREFISRCYNLILRGALATRFTDAQCGFKAIRADVARRLLPHVEDTGWFFDTELLVLAERAGARIHEVPVDWVDDPDSRVDIVSTAVADLKGVARVARGLVTGRIPIGELRVQLGREPLEPQTPGVPAGLFKQLVRFAAVGVISTVAYLLLFVVLRGALGAQGANLVALLITAIANTAANRRFTFGVRGRRGAGRHQFEGLIVFGLGLALTSGSLALLHLFSAPGGPAELVAVVGANLLATVLRFLLLRNWVFRPRRAAEAAG